Proteins from a single region of Megachile rotundata isolate GNS110a chromosome 7, iyMegRotu1, whole genome shotgun sequence:
- the LOC100882624 gene encoding sialin isoform X2: protein MVALKNKQYSKELRAAVRARHIVAALVAVGFALCGAVEVSSSVALLANQKDNHAIIDTSWHCDMLVNVSSRNRTEDFEVILMEKPAHQKSRTSSNRTRQLPPEERTESIMREAFLWGQVAGPILGGCLVWGRSGPSMVFSRAVLSACLASLLVPAAWRGPSHVALRLFQGLCTGATMPAAHMFAMTWFKSNHRSWYFSCYAAVSVGYCLTGWLGTAMVRSFGRDSLCYGLVLVALCWYFAFGRFVKDTPKSYQHDTNAAVIPWGKLLRSVPVWASAVATMGNQWGDATLALGMTKYLKLIYGFSTANDSVLTTLPHIGHFMAALTCGLLVDHVRESKIVSTTTARKLVVYTAHFIPAALLFVAGYAGCQALGAAWLGIAALLVSGTAPAGALAAIADLAPVESPACAAAACALCSTLGAAGLLAANYFVTQALHGSIAGSWRLVFGVASVVLLSTAAVFLALGKGVPQPWIASVDRPRSHDAIYEQDALELDYEDVGVQTEPFSPYSLEDDAESAKNVPRSASVHSKVSQASN, encoded by the exons ATGGtagcattaaaaaataaacaatattctAAAGAACTTCGAG CGGCTGTACGAGCGCGACACATCGTTGCAGCGCTCGTAGCAGTGGGGTTTGCGCTTTGCGGTGCAGTTGAAGTCAGCTCTTCAGTTGCATTGCTTGCCAATCAGAAAGACAATCATGCCATCATCGACACATCCTGGCATTGTGACATGCTGGTCAACGTCAGTAGTCGTAACCGAACAGAAGATTTCGAAGTTATACTTATGGAG AAACCTGCTCATCAGAAGTCACGCACATCATCCAACCGCACTCGCCAG TTACCACCCGAGGAACGTACAGAGTCCATAATGAGAGAAGCGTTTCTATGGGGACAAGTTGCTGGGCCAATTTTGGGAGGGTGTTTGGTATGGGGAAGATCGGGACCATCGATGGTGTTTTCGCGCGCGGTTCTCAGCGCATGTTTGGCGTCTTTGTTGGTACCAGCCGCATGGAGAGGTCCGTCGCACGTGGCTCTTCGTCTTTTTCAGGGATTGTGTACG GGTGCAACTATGCCTGCAGCACACATGTTCGCAATGACATGGTTCAAAAGCAATCACAGAAGCTGGTACTTCAGTTGCTATGCTG CTGTCAGTGTTGGATACTGCCTCACGGGGTGGTTAGGTACAGCCATGGTTCGAAGTTTCGGTAGAGACTCTCTCTGTTATGGTCTCGTCCTCGTTGCATTATGTTGGTACTTTGCTTTCGGGAGATTCGTGAAGGACACTCCGAAATCGTATCAACACGACACAAAT GCAGCTGTAATTCCATGGGGAAAACTGCTGCGATCTGTTCCTGTATGGGCGTCTGCTGTAGCAACCATGGGTAACCAATGGGGTGATGCCACCCTTGCTCTTGGTATGACAAAGTATCTGAAACTCATCTACGGATTCTCTACAGCCAAT GATTCCGTTCTCACAACATTACCTCACATCGGCCATTTTATGGCGGCATTAACATGCGGTCTACTTGTGGATCACGTACGTGAATCTAAAATAGTTTCAACAACCACAGCAAGGAAGCTGGTAGTTTACACTG CTCATTTCATACCAGCAGCCCTGCTCTTTGTTGCCGGCTATGCCGGTTGTCAAGCTCTGGGGGCAGCTTGGTTGGGCATAGCTGCTCTCCTAGTTTCTGGAACTGCACCCGCAGGTGCTCTAGCAGCTATAGCAGACCTTGCACCTGTTGAATCTCCAGCCTGTGCAGCGGCTGCATGTGCATTATGCTCTACGTTAGGGGCAGCGGGATTATTAGCCGCTAATTACTTTGTTACCCAAGCTCTGCATGGTTCT ATTGCAGGATCTTGGCGGCTAGTTTTCGGCGTTGCTTCGGTTGTTCTTTTATCAACCGCTGCTGTTTTCCTGGCCCTTGGAAAAGGCGTTCCACAACCGTGGATTGCATCTGTCGACCGCCCACGAAGTCACGACGCCATTTACGAACAAGATGCCTTGGAACTCGATTACGAGGACGTAGGTGTACAAACAGAGCCTTTCAGTCCTTATTCTCTGGAGGACGATGCTGAGAGTGCGAAAAATGTGCCCCGTTCTGCTTCGGTTCACTCGAAAGTTTCGCAAGCGTCTAATTGA
- the LOC100882624 gene encoding sialin isoform X1, with protein MAALVRLKRGSVQLRHAAREMKAAVRARHIVAALVAVGFALCGAVEVSSSVALLANQKDNHAIIDTSWHCDMLVNVSSRNRTEDFEVILMEKPAHQKSRTSSNRTRQLPPEERTESIMREAFLWGQVAGPILGGCLVWGRSGPSMVFSRAVLSACLASLLVPAAWRGPSHVALRLFQGLCTGATMPAAHMFAMTWFKSNHRSWYFSCYAAVSVGYCLTGWLGTAMVRSFGRDSLCYGLVLVALCWYFAFGRFVKDTPKSYQHDTNAAVIPWGKLLRSVPVWASAVATMGNQWGDATLALGMTKYLKLIYGFSTANDSVLTTLPHIGHFMAALTCGLLVDHVRESKIVSTTTARKLVVYTAHFIPAALLFVAGYAGCQALGAAWLGIAALLVSGTAPAGALAAIADLAPVESPACAAAACALCSTLGAAGLLAANYFVTQALHGSIAGSWRLVFGVASVVLLSTAAVFLALGKGVPQPWIASVDRPRSHDAIYEQDALELDYEDVGVQTEPFSPYSLEDDAESAKNVPRSASVHSKVSQASN; from the exons ATGGCAGCGCTCGTTCGTCTTAAACGTGGAAGTGTCCAGTTGAGACATGCGGCGCGGGAAATGAAAG CGGCTGTACGAGCGCGACACATCGTTGCAGCGCTCGTAGCAGTGGGGTTTGCGCTTTGCGGTGCAGTTGAAGTCAGCTCTTCAGTTGCATTGCTTGCCAATCAGAAAGACAATCATGCCATCATCGACACATCCTGGCATTGTGACATGCTGGTCAACGTCAGTAGTCGTAACCGAACAGAAGATTTCGAAGTTATACTTATGGAG AAACCTGCTCATCAGAAGTCACGCACATCATCCAACCGCACTCGCCAG TTACCACCCGAGGAACGTACAGAGTCCATAATGAGAGAAGCGTTTCTATGGGGACAAGTTGCTGGGCCAATTTTGGGAGGGTGTTTGGTATGGGGAAGATCGGGACCATCGATGGTGTTTTCGCGCGCGGTTCTCAGCGCATGTTTGGCGTCTTTGTTGGTACCAGCCGCATGGAGAGGTCCGTCGCACGTGGCTCTTCGTCTTTTTCAGGGATTGTGTACG GGTGCAACTATGCCTGCAGCACACATGTTCGCAATGACATGGTTCAAAAGCAATCACAGAAGCTGGTACTTCAGTTGCTATGCTG CTGTCAGTGTTGGATACTGCCTCACGGGGTGGTTAGGTACAGCCATGGTTCGAAGTTTCGGTAGAGACTCTCTCTGTTATGGTCTCGTCCTCGTTGCATTATGTTGGTACTTTGCTTTCGGGAGATTCGTGAAGGACACTCCGAAATCGTATCAACACGACACAAAT GCAGCTGTAATTCCATGGGGAAAACTGCTGCGATCTGTTCCTGTATGGGCGTCTGCTGTAGCAACCATGGGTAACCAATGGGGTGATGCCACCCTTGCTCTTGGTATGACAAAGTATCTGAAACTCATCTACGGATTCTCTACAGCCAAT GATTCCGTTCTCACAACATTACCTCACATCGGCCATTTTATGGCGGCATTAACATGCGGTCTACTTGTGGATCACGTACGTGAATCTAAAATAGTTTCAACAACCACAGCAAGGAAGCTGGTAGTTTACACTG CTCATTTCATACCAGCAGCCCTGCTCTTTGTTGCCGGCTATGCCGGTTGTCAAGCTCTGGGGGCAGCTTGGTTGGGCATAGCTGCTCTCCTAGTTTCTGGAACTGCACCCGCAGGTGCTCTAGCAGCTATAGCAGACCTTGCACCTGTTGAATCTCCAGCCTGTGCAGCGGCTGCATGTGCATTATGCTCTACGTTAGGGGCAGCGGGATTATTAGCCGCTAATTACTTTGTTACCCAAGCTCTGCATGGTTCT ATTGCAGGATCTTGGCGGCTAGTTTTCGGCGTTGCTTCGGTTGTTCTTTTATCAACCGCTGCTGTTTTCCTGGCCCTTGGAAAAGGCGTTCCACAACCGTGGATTGCATCTGTCGACCGCCCACGAAGTCACGACGCCATTTACGAACAAGATGCCTTGGAACTCGATTACGAGGACGTAGGTGTACAAACAGAGCCTTTCAGTCCTTATTCTCTGGAGGACGATGCTGAGAGTGCGAAAAATGTGCCCCGTTCTGCTTCGGTTCACTCGAAAGTTTCGCAAGCGTCTAATTGA
- the LOC100882624 gene encoding sialin isoform X3 yields the protein MAALVRLKRGSVQLRHAAREMKAAVRARHIVAALVAVGFALCGAVEVSSSVALLANQKDNHAIIDTSWHCDMLVNVSSRNRTEDFEVILMELPPEERTESIMREAFLWGQVAGPILGGCLVWGRSGPSMVFSRAVLSACLASLLVPAAWRGPSHVALRLFQGLCTGATMPAAHMFAMTWFKSNHRSWYFSCYAAVSVGYCLTGWLGTAMVRSFGRDSLCYGLVLVALCWYFAFGRFVKDTPKSYQHDTNAAVIPWGKLLRSVPVWASAVATMGNQWGDATLALGMTKYLKLIYGFSTANDSVLTTLPHIGHFMAALTCGLLVDHVRESKIVSTTTARKLVVYTAHFIPAALLFVAGYAGCQALGAAWLGIAALLVSGTAPAGALAAIADLAPVESPACAAAACALCSTLGAAGLLAANYFVTQALHGSIAGSWRLVFGVASVVLLSTAAVFLALGKGVPQPWIASVDRPRSHDAIYEQDALELDYEDVGVQTEPFSPYSLEDDAESAKNVPRSASVHSKVSQASN from the exons ATGGCAGCGCTCGTTCGTCTTAAACGTGGAAGTGTCCAGTTGAGACATGCGGCGCGGGAAATGAAAG CGGCTGTACGAGCGCGACACATCGTTGCAGCGCTCGTAGCAGTGGGGTTTGCGCTTTGCGGTGCAGTTGAAGTCAGCTCTTCAGTTGCATTGCTTGCCAATCAGAAAGACAATCATGCCATCATCGACACATCCTGGCATTGTGACATGCTGGTCAACGTCAGTAGTCGTAACCGAACAGAAGATTTCGAAGTTATACTTATGGAG TTACCACCCGAGGAACGTACAGAGTCCATAATGAGAGAAGCGTTTCTATGGGGACAAGTTGCTGGGCCAATTTTGGGAGGGTGTTTGGTATGGGGAAGATCGGGACCATCGATGGTGTTTTCGCGCGCGGTTCTCAGCGCATGTTTGGCGTCTTTGTTGGTACCAGCCGCATGGAGAGGTCCGTCGCACGTGGCTCTTCGTCTTTTTCAGGGATTGTGTACG GGTGCAACTATGCCTGCAGCACACATGTTCGCAATGACATGGTTCAAAAGCAATCACAGAAGCTGGTACTTCAGTTGCTATGCTG CTGTCAGTGTTGGATACTGCCTCACGGGGTGGTTAGGTACAGCCATGGTTCGAAGTTTCGGTAGAGACTCTCTCTGTTATGGTCTCGTCCTCGTTGCATTATGTTGGTACTTTGCTTTCGGGAGATTCGTGAAGGACACTCCGAAATCGTATCAACACGACACAAAT GCAGCTGTAATTCCATGGGGAAAACTGCTGCGATCTGTTCCTGTATGGGCGTCTGCTGTAGCAACCATGGGTAACCAATGGGGTGATGCCACCCTTGCTCTTGGTATGACAAAGTATCTGAAACTCATCTACGGATTCTCTACAGCCAAT GATTCCGTTCTCACAACATTACCTCACATCGGCCATTTTATGGCGGCATTAACATGCGGTCTACTTGTGGATCACGTACGTGAATCTAAAATAGTTTCAACAACCACAGCAAGGAAGCTGGTAGTTTACACTG CTCATTTCATACCAGCAGCCCTGCTCTTTGTTGCCGGCTATGCCGGTTGTCAAGCTCTGGGGGCAGCTTGGTTGGGCATAGCTGCTCTCCTAGTTTCTGGAACTGCACCCGCAGGTGCTCTAGCAGCTATAGCAGACCTTGCACCTGTTGAATCTCCAGCCTGTGCAGCGGCTGCATGTGCATTATGCTCTACGTTAGGGGCAGCGGGATTATTAGCCGCTAATTACTTTGTTACCCAAGCTCTGCATGGTTCT ATTGCAGGATCTTGGCGGCTAGTTTTCGGCGTTGCTTCGGTTGTTCTTTTATCAACCGCTGCTGTTTTCCTGGCCCTTGGAAAAGGCGTTCCACAACCGTGGATTGCATCTGTCGACCGCCCACGAAGTCACGACGCCATTTACGAACAAGATGCCTTGGAACTCGATTACGAGGACGTAGGTGTACAAACAGAGCCTTTCAGTCCTTATTCTCTGGAGGACGATGCTGAGAGTGCGAAAAATGTGCCCCGTTCTGCTTCGGTTCACTCGAAAGTTTCGCAAGCGTCTAATTGA